Below is a genomic region from Coturnix japonica isolate 7356 linkage group LGE64, Coturnix japonica 2.1, whole genome shotgun sequence.
TAACAGGGCTTTCTATCGTGGATCGCAGGTGGGATCAGCTGGAAGGTAATGGGAACCTTTTGGGTTTGACGCTGAGCCTGAAGGGTGAAGAAGTCAACGGAACCCAAACGAGTTGGTTTTAGATCCAAAACCGGCGGATTTAGCCTCAAAATGGGTTTTAGACCCAAAACTGGCGGATTTAGCCTCAAAATGGGGGGTTTTTAGAGCTCGGATGGGGTCGTTTGAGCCATTGGGGTCGGTGTCATGGGATGGGAGAGCGTTTCCAATGGGGTTGTAGAAAGAAATCGTTTCTttttgattaaatatatatatatatatgtattttatattgaaGTCTTCATGCGTTTTCTATATATCTTTCTATATCTCCATGcttttatatacatttatgGTATATATTTCAATCACAGCCTGTAGTTGGCCGGGCGCAATGCTCATAAACAAGGTATGGATCTTTATGGGGCAcatttgggctcattttggggtttggggggggagaaaaaggggattttaatcattttaaagtaattctTAGCTGAAAATGATCATTAAAAATGAGTAATAATGATAAGAATCATCTTTTATTATCCTCTAACGTGGTCATTGCACCCGTTGTGCTTCCCAGCCTTTTTCCCAGTTTAATTTAATAATGAAATGAGGGGGATTTAGCCCCAAAAATGggttgggggggaaggggggggggggataaagaCCATATTGGGATATAATGGTGACCAATGGGATATAATATAATATGGTGGGTGTCACCAATGGGACCGTCCCCATTGGGTGACCCTTATCTTCCCTATAGCTCTGCCTCGCCActgccctcctcttcctcacccccaatggggttaatggggctcCTGGGTGGCCAATGGGAAGGAAGCTTCTCCAGCACCCCGGTGAGTTCTGCTCTCATCCATTTTGATCCCTATTTCCCACATTTCTACCCCAAAACCATGAGGGTCTCACTTGGAGTCTTGGATGGCGCCCTTGGATGTCTTGAATGGTGCCCAATGGTGGGTGGTGAAGAGCTTAGAGTTGGCCTTGGTTGATCCTTTTGGGTCCCTTCCATATCACGATATATCTCGATCCCTCCATCCTTTGATTCTCGGATAGTTCCATTGATAACATGATGCTCTGATTCCTTCATTCCATTGACCCCACCATCCTTTGATTCTAGGATAGTTCATTGATAATGTGACGCTCTGATTCCTTCATTCCACTcctctatgattctttgatccCACGTTTCTCTTCATCCTTTCATTGATCCCATCATTGATTCCATGTGATTCCATCATTCCACTCCTCTATGATCCTTTGATCCCCCGTTTCTCTTCATCCTTTCATTGATCCCATCATTGATTCCATGTCATTCCTTCATTCCACTCATCGACGATACTTTGATCCCATGgttctcttcattctttcattgATCCCTACATTCCACCTTTGATTCCACTCTTCTATGATCCTTTGATCCcccatttctcttcattcaTTCTCTGATATTCCATCATTCCACCATTGATTCCACGTGATTCCTTCATTCCACTCCTCTATGATCCTTTGATCCcacatttctcttcattctttcattgATCCCATCATTGATTCCACGTCATTCCTTCATTCCACTCATCGATGATACTTTGATCCCATGgttctcttcattctttcattgATCCCTACATTCCACCTTTGATTCCActcttctatgattctttgatccCACGTTTCTCTTCATTCATTCTCTGATATTCCATCATTCCACCTTTGATTCCACGTGATTCCTTCATTCCACTCCTCTATGATTCTTTGACCCCACCATCCTTTGATTCTAGGATAGTTNNNNNNNNNNNNNNNNNNNNNNNNNNNNNNNNNNNNNNNNNNNNNNNNNNNNNNNNNNNNNNNNNNNNNNNNNNNNNNNNNNNNNNNNNNNNNNNNNNNNNNNNNNNNNNNNNNNNNNNNNNNNNNNNNNNNNNNNNNNNNNNNNNNNNNNNNNNNNNNNNNNNNNNNNNNNNNNNNNNNNNNNNNNNNNNNNNNNNNNNNNNNNNNNNNNNNNNNNNNNNNNNNNNNNNNNNNNNNNNNNNNNNNNNNNNNNGATATTCCATCATTCCACCTTTGATTCCACGTGATTCCTTCATTCCACTCCTCTATGATTCTTTGACCCCACCATCCTTTGATTCTAGGATAGTTCATTGATAACGTGATGCTCCGATTCCTTCATTCCACTCCTCTATGATCCTTCTATCCCACGTTTCTCTTCATCCTTTCACTGATCCCATCATTGATTCCACGTGATTCCTTCATCCCACTcctctatgattctttgatcccccatttctcttcattctttcatttatcCCATCATTGATTCCACGTCATTCCTTCATTCCACTcctctatgattctttgatcccccatttctcttcattcaTTCTCTGCTCTTCCATCATTCCACCGTTGATTCCATGTCATTCTTGCCTTGCTTGCTCCTCCAATGGGCAAATCCCATCGCTCCAGAAGCTTCAAAGTGATGAAGGCCCCTCCAACCCCTCTTCCCATTGAACCAAAAcactctcttttttccccacagcctCAAGCCGGACTGCATTCCAAATAGCACAGGGCAAGGAACTGCCTTCCTGGTTATCCTGGGAGCCTTTTAGAGTTGAATTACTACCCAACAGCGTATCCAATTGGAACGCCTACATCAACATGACGGAATACGTTTGCCTACCAAAGGCCTGGACCTGCAGCGTTGGCTCCTATGTTCCCAACCATGGCCCTTATTGCTCCTATTCACTTGGAGGTGCTCAGAAATCATTCGAATTCAACTTATTGGTCAACAAAGGGAAGTTGGAAGCTCTGCGATGGGTGGATGATTCGTTTGGCGACATACCCGAGAACGCGGTCGAGAGCTGTGAGTCGTTTGATATCTACGTTGGGAGGAACCGATACGGCTTAGGGAAGGTCTCCAAGGAGCACAGGGCTTTGTTTGTGGTGGTGGATGGCGAGGAGATTTGGTTTAAGTGGTACCAAGTCTTGACGGTGAAAACGGGCCCATCCAACATCACCATCTCAAGTGTCGTCTACAACCTGAGCGCGGTTATGGAGCACAGCGAGGACGTCGCCATAAGGAAGACAGAGGTGAAGAACGAAGGCTGCCGAGGGATGAAGCCAGATGTCACCTTGGAAGAAGCCATTGAGGTGGAGCAGGACTGGGAGCTGGACCATGAGATCTTCAGGAACGTCCGTGGGGTGTTGAAAGCCCCCATGTTGGTTTTCAATGGGAAGAAATGGGACGTCACCAACGTCACCAATATCACCTGGGTGGGAAGAGCCAGCGCTGGTGAATACATTGAGCACAGCCATAAGATTAAAGTGGAGATGCAGCCCCGTACGATGTGCACTGTAGTAATGACGGGACGTCGACTGGATGCTCGGATCCCATTCAGTGCGAATCTCACCAGGGATTTTGGTGATGGCCAACCACATTGGGTGGAGGTGACAGGGGTGACCCGCAGCCAACAGGTGGTAGATATCCAGGTTGGCATTGAGAGCTGCAGGCCCCTTCCTGCTTCaacacagtgctgagcacagcggGAGGTGATGGGGATGCAGCACAACGTCATGCAATGCATTGGTTCCCCATCAACCTCCATCTCTAACCCCCTAAAAACCCACAGTGTGGGGTGTGGGAAAATGCAGGTTTTTAGGCTTCATTGTCTGCTTTAtcccccattataaccccaaaatgacacagcagcagccccaaatgcagaaaaaatgtattACTTGTGATCTCTGTTTTACCTTTATTTCACAATAACCATCATTTGAGctccccataggatccccacTGTGTCTCCACTCTGTTCCCATAGGATCCCTGTTGTGTCCCCATTGCTTCCCCATAGGATCCCTGATGGGTCTCCACTGTATTCACATAGTATCCCTGTTATGTCTTCATCATATCCCCATTGcttccccataggatccccattGTGTCTCCACTCTATTCCCATAGGATCCCTATTGTGTCCTCATCAcatccccattgcatccccataggatccctgTTGTGTCCCCATCATATCCCCATTGCTTCCCCATAGGATCCCTGTTGGGTCTCCACTGTATTCCCATAGGATCCCTGTTGTGTCCTCATCATATCCCCATTGcttccccataggatccccattGGGTCTCCACTGTATTCCCATAGGATCCCAGTTGTgtccccatcacatccccattgcttccccataggatccccacTGGGTCTCCACTGTATTCCCATAGGATCCCTGTAGTGTCCTCATCATACCCCCATTGtttccccataggatccccattGGGTCTCCATTGtatccccataggatccctgTTGTGTCCCCATTATATCCCCATTGCTTCCCCATAGGATCCCTGTTGTGTCCCCATCATGTCCCTGTTGCTTCCCCATAGGATCCATGTTGtatccccataggatcccagTTGTGTCCCCATCACATCCTTTTGCTACCCATGGATCCATTGGTCTACCATTGTATCCCCATAGGATGCAATGTTGATGTCCATCATATCCCCATTGCTTCCCATAGATACCCTGCTGCATCCACTGTATATACCCATAGCATGACCCTGTTGATAATTCCCCATACATCCATGTTGTTCCAATAGATCCTGTTGAGCTCTCCCATCTGTATATCAAGTCGTGATTCCCCATAGGATCCCTGTTGGGATCTCCATTGTatcccataaggatcactgTTGGTCTTCATCATAATCCCCATTGCTTCCCCATAGGTAATCCTCGTTGGGTCTCCACTACTATCCATGGATCCTGTTGTGTCCCCATCAATTATCCCCTTGCTTTTCCATAGGATCTCTGTTGGGTCTCCACTGTATTTGCATAGGATCCCTGTTGTGTCCATGCACATCCCTATTGTTCACTATAAGGACCCACTGGGATCTTCCACTCTATTTCCCATAGGATCCAGTTTGTAGTCCCCATCATATCCCCATTGGCTTTCATCATAGATCCTGTGGCTCTCACACTGTATTCACATAAGAAATCCAATCTGTGGTCCCATCACATCCTATTAActccccatagagatcccattGGTCTTCTCCAAATGATTCCCATAGGAACCTGTTGTATCCATTCACATCCCCATGATTGTTTCCCCATAGGAATCCCAGTTGTGATCCCACCATCACATACCACACTGCTTCCCCACTAGGATCCTGTTGGGATCGCCACTGTATTCCCATAGTATCTCAGTTGTTGTCCTCATCATATCcctcattgtttttttccattggatTCCTGCTGGGTTATGCACTATTCCCATAGGATCCCCTGTGTGTCCCTCATCATATCCCATTGCTTCCCCAATAGGACGCCCATATGGGTCTCCACTGTATCCGCCCATAGGATCCCTTTGTACTCCCCATAACACATCCAATTGACTCCCATAGGATCCATGATGAGGGTCTCCACTGTAATTATCACATAGGATCCTGTTATATCCTCAAAATATACTCCCATATGTTCCCCATCGATCCCAATTGGGTTTCCACTACCATTCCATAAGGACCCTGTTGTGTCCCCATCGTATCCCCATTGCTTCCCCCAATAGGA
It encodes:
- the LOC107325896 gene encoding natterin-3-like, which codes for MLINKLCLATALLFLTPNGVNGAPGWPMGRKLLQHPASSRTAFQIAQGKELPSWLSWEPFRVELLPNSVSNWNAYINMTEYVCLPKAWTCSVGSYVPNHGPYCSYSLGGAQKSFEFNLLVNKGKLEALRWVDDSFGDIPENAVESCESFDIYVGRNRYGLGKVSKEHRALFVVVDGEEIWFKWYQVLTVKTGPSNITISSVVYNLSAVMEHSEDVAIRKTEVKNEGCRGMKPDVTLEEAIEVEQDWELDHEIFRNVRGVLKAPMLVFNGKKWDVTNVTNITWVGRASAGEYIEHSHKIKVEMQPRTMCTVVMTGRRLDARIPFSANLTRDFGDGQPHWVEVTGVTRSQQVVDIQVGIESCRPLPASTQC